One Mycolicibacterium pulveris genomic region harbors:
- a CDS encoding WS/DGAT/MGAT family O-acyltransferase, with the protein MVTRLSASDAAFYQLENSSTPMYVGSLAILRKPRSGLSYETLLATVEQRLPQIPRYRQKVREVTLGLARPVWVDDRDFDITYHIRRSALPSPGSDAQLHELIARLGSRPLDKSRPLWEMYLIEGLAKNRIALYTKSHQALVNGMTALEIGHVIADRTQKPPQFGEDIWIPAREPSDRQLLLGAVGEWITRPAEQLGAVRSAVAEAATNAGQWVEVGRRFIDVARTVARGNAPSSPLNTTVSRNRRITVASGKLEDYRMVRARYDCDVNDVVLAVIAGALRNWLMSRGEPVTASTTVRAMAPMSVYPDAELDTGGPGQAISEVSPFLVDLPVGEGNAVIRLSQIAHATESHPTAASLVDARTIVTLSGFAPPTLHAMGIRVATSFSARQFNLLITNVPGAQSQMYIAGAKLLETYAVPPLLHNQVLAIGVTSYNGMVYYGINADRDAMSDVGVLPSLISEALDELREAAQ; encoded by the coding sequence ATGGTGACCAGGTTGTCGGCGTCGGACGCGGCCTTCTACCAACTCGAGAACAGTTCGACCCCCATGTACGTCGGGTCGCTGGCGATCCTGCGCAAGCCGCGGAGCGGGCTGAGCTATGAGACCCTGCTGGCCACGGTCGAGCAACGCCTTCCGCAGATTCCGCGGTACCGCCAGAAGGTGCGTGAGGTGACGTTGGGGCTGGCCCGGCCGGTGTGGGTCGACGACCGCGATTTCGACATCACCTACCACATTCGCCGCTCGGCGTTGCCGTCGCCGGGCAGCGACGCGCAGCTGCACGAGCTCATCGCCCGGCTCGGCTCACGGCCGTTGGACAAGTCGAGGCCGCTGTGGGAGATGTACCTCATCGAGGGCTTGGCCAAGAACCGCATCGCGCTCTACACCAAGTCGCACCAGGCGCTGGTGAACGGGATGACCGCGCTGGAGATCGGGCACGTCATCGCCGACCGCACGCAGAAGCCGCCGCAGTTCGGCGAGGACATCTGGATTCCGGCCCGCGAGCCCAGCGACCGTCAGCTGCTGCTCGGCGCGGTGGGCGAGTGGATCACCCGTCCCGCCGAGCAGCTCGGCGCGGTGCGTTCGGCGGTGGCCGAGGCCGCCACCAACGCCGGTCAATGGGTCGAGGTGGGCCGCCGGTTCATCGACGTCGCGCGCACCGTCGCCCGCGGTAACGCGCCGAGCAGTCCGCTCAACACCACGGTGTCGCGCAACCGGCGGATCACCGTGGCCAGCGGCAAGCTCGAGGACTACCGGATGGTGCGGGCCCGTTATGACTGCGACGTCAACGATGTCGTGCTCGCGGTCATCGCCGGCGCGTTGCGTAACTGGTTGATGTCGCGTGGGGAGCCGGTGACCGCGTCGACCACCGTGCGGGCCATGGCGCCGATGTCGGTGTATCCGGATGCCGAACTGGACACCGGCGGGCCCGGACAGGCGATCAGCGAGGTGTCGCCGTTTCTGGTGGATCTGCCCGTCGGGGAGGGCAACGCGGTGATCCGGCTGTCGCAGATCGCGCACGCCACCGAGTCCCATCCGACCGCGGCCAGCCTCGTCGACGCCAGAACCATCGTCACGTTGTCGGGGTTCGCCCCACCGACGTTGCACGCCATGGGAATTCGGGTGGCGACGAGTTTCTCGGCGCGACAGTTCAACCTGCTGATCACCAACGTGCCCGGCGCGCAGAGCCAGATGTACATCGCGGGGGCAAAGCTGCTCGAGACGTACGCGGTGCCGCCGTTGCTGCACAACCAGGTGCTGGCCATCGGAGTCACGTCGTACAACGGCATGGTCTACTACGGCATCAATGCCGACCGCGACGCGATGAGCGACGTCGGCGTGCTGCCGTCGCTGATCTCCGAGGCCCTCGACGAGTTGCGTGAGGCCGCACAGTAA
- a CDS encoding Rv3235 family protein yields the protein MTIARTSSVTDTALVSPVIDYEPPPSGRSACPAPNHEALRRHTPRPLRAAPGSSRDCAPPRAAVVFADAALRRLLEIIDRRRPVGQLRPILAPELTDIVVAMARSSHETTRHGGKGTAARLQRIRLRMVDDGSSTPAAEVFGTYTRGQRVRALAARIALIQDRWRIVAIQIG from the coding sequence ATGACAATCGCGCGCACGTCGTCCGTCACCGATACGGCGCTGGTTTCGCCGGTCATCGACTACGAGCCACCGCCCTCCGGCCGGTCTGCCTGTCCTGCCCCGAATCATGAAGCGCTGCGCCGCCACACGCCTCGACCCCTTCGCGCGGCACCCGGTTCCTCACGCGACTGCGCACCTCCCCGGGCCGCCGTCGTCTTCGCCGACGCGGCGTTGCGGCGACTGCTCGAAATCATCGACCGGCGCAGGCCCGTCGGGCAGCTGCGCCCGATCCTGGCACCAGAACTGACCGACATCGTCGTCGCCATGGCTCGGTCATCGCACGAGACCACCCGCCACGGCGGAAAAGGCACCGCTGCCCGCCTGCAGCGGATCCGGCTGCGGATGGTCGATGACGGCTCGAGCACCCCGGCCGCTGAGGTGTTCGGCACCTACACCCGCGGACAGCGGGTACGCGCACTCGCCGCGCGCATCGCTTTGATACAGGACCGATGGCGCATAGTCGCCATCCAGATCGGCTGA
- a CDS encoding SRPBCC family protein, giving the protein MQGNVVSVERVIRAPAESIFALLADAGKHSSFDGSGTVDHSAQPSQSLSLGSQFGMSMRSRPESLFLPYRTTNTVIEFEPNRRIAWKTTIGPGGLIGGRIWRYELEPVPDGTLVRESWDVSEDRQRPVLKLGSMPRQAEDGMRATLERIAALVEP; this is encoded by the coding sequence ATGCAGGGAAACGTTGTCAGCGTGGAACGCGTGATCCGGGCACCTGCCGAGTCGATCTTCGCATTGCTGGCCGACGCCGGTAAGCATTCCAGCTTCGACGGCTCGGGCACCGTCGACCACTCGGCGCAGCCTTCCCAATCGTTGTCGCTGGGCTCGCAGTTCGGCATGTCGATGCGCAGCCGACCTGAGTCGCTGTTCCTGCCATACCGCACCACCAACACCGTCATCGAGTTCGAACCCAACCGCCGCATCGCGTGGAAGACCACCATCGGGCCGGGCGGGCTGATCGGCGGCCGGATCTGGCGTTACGAACTCGAACCCGTGCCCGACGGCACCCTGGTGCGCGAGAGCTGGGACGTCTCCGAGGACCGGCAACGGCCGGTGCTCAAGTTGGGTTCGATGCCCAGGCAGGCCGAGGACGGGATGCGCGCCACGCTGGAACGCATCGCCGCCCTCGTGGAGCCCTAA
- the secA gene encoding preprotein translocase subunit SecA — MLDRLLRLGEGRMVKRLKRVADYVNTLSDDVAKLSDAELRAKTDEFRKRVTDGEDLDDLLPEAFAVAREASWRVLGQRHFDVQVMGGAALHFGNVAEMKTGEGKTLTAVLPAYLNALSGKGMHIVTVNDYLAKRDAEWMGRVHRFLGLNVGVILAGLTPDERRAAYAADITYGTNNEFGFDYLRDNMAHSLADLVQRGHNYAIVDEVDSILIDEARTPLIISGPADGASNWYAEFARLAPLMEKDVHYEVDIRKRTVGVHELGVEFVEDQLGIDNLYEAANSPLVSYLNNAIKAKELFQRDKDYIVRDGEVLIVDEFTGRVLHGRRYNEGMHQAIEAKEHVEIKAENQTLATITLQNYFRLYDKLAGMTGTAQTEAAELHEIYKLGVVPIPTNKPMVREDRSDLIYKTEEAKFLAVADDIAERYEKGQPVLIGTTSVERSEYLSRLLTKRRIPHNVLNAKYHEQEAAIIAEAGRLGAVTVATNMAGRGTDIVLGGNPDFLTDKRLRERGLDPVETPDEYEKAWHELLPQVKAECAQEAEDVIAAGGLYVLGTERHESRRIDNQLRGRSGRQGDPGESRFYLSLGDELMRRFNGATLESLLTRLNLPDDVPIEAKMVTRAIKSAQTQVEQQNFEVRKNVLKYDEVMNQQRVVIYDERRRILEGENLAEQAHQMLVDVITAYVDGATAEGYCEDWDLEQLWTALRQLYPVGIDHRDLMDSEAVGEPGELTREELLEALIADAERAYAEREKQIEEIAGEGAMRQLERNVLLNVLDRKWREHLYEMDYLKEGIGLRAMAQRDPLVEYQREGYDMFVGMLEGLKEESVGFLFNVQVEPAPAPTVAPVAAPSGLAQFAAAAAAKASEEGAVATKERPAPAAALRAKGIENESPPLTYTGPSEDGSAQVQRSGGGGGGGRHAAGGGSRRERREAARKQARAAKASRRR, encoded by the coding sequence GTGCTGGATAGATTGCTGCGTCTCGGCGAAGGCCGCATGGTCAAGCGCCTCAAGCGGGTGGCTGACTATGTCAACACCCTGTCCGACGACGTCGCGAAGCTCTCCGACGCCGAACTGCGGGCCAAGACCGACGAGTTCAGGAAGCGGGTGACCGACGGCGAGGACCTCGACGATCTGCTGCCCGAGGCCTTCGCCGTCGCGCGTGAGGCCTCGTGGCGCGTGCTCGGCCAGCGGCACTTCGACGTCCAGGTGATGGGTGGTGCGGCGCTGCACTTCGGCAACGTCGCCGAGATGAAGACCGGTGAAGGCAAGACGCTGACCGCGGTGCTGCCCGCCTACCTCAACGCGTTGTCGGGCAAGGGCATGCACATCGTCACCGTCAACGACTACCTCGCCAAACGCGACGCCGAGTGGATGGGGCGCGTGCACCGGTTCCTCGGGCTGAACGTCGGCGTCATCCTGGCGGGGCTGACCCCCGACGAGCGCCGGGCCGCTTACGCCGCCGACATCACCTACGGCACCAACAACGAGTTCGGGTTCGACTACCTGCGCGACAACATGGCGCACTCGCTGGCCGACCTGGTGCAGCGCGGCCACAACTACGCCATCGTCGACGAGGTCGACTCGATCCTCATCGACGAGGCCCGCACCCCGCTGATCATCTCGGGCCCGGCCGACGGGGCGTCGAACTGGTACGCCGAGTTCGCCCGGCTGGCGCCGCTGATGGAAAAGGACGTGCACTACGAGGTCGACATCCGCAAGCGCACGGTCGGCGTGCACGAACTCGGCGTCGAGTTCGTCGAGGACCAGCTCGGCATCGACAACCTCTACGAAGCGGCCAACTCGCCGCTGGTCAGCTATCTCAACAACGCGATCAAGGCCAAGGAGCTGTTCCAGCGCGACAAGGACTACATCGTCCGCGACGGCGAGGTGCTCATCGTCGACGAGTTCACCGGCCGCGTGCTGCACGGCCGTCGCTACAACGAGGGCATGCATCAGGCCATCGAGGCCAAGGAGCACGTCGAGATCAAGGCCGAGAACCAGACGCTGGCCACCATCACGCTGCAGAACTACTTCCGGCTTTACGACAAGCTCGCCGGCATGACGGGTACCGCCCAGACCGAGGCGGCCGAGCTGCACGAGATCTACAAGCTCGGGGTGGTGCCCATCCCGACCAACAAGCCGATGGTCCGGGAAGACAGGTCGGATCTGATCTACAAGACCGAAGAGGCCAAGTTCCTCGCGGTGGCCGACGACATCGCCGAGCGCTACGAGAAGGGCCAACCGGTGCTCATCGGTACCACCAGCGTGGAGCGCTCGGAGTACCTGTCGCGGCTGCTGACCAAGCGCCGCATCCCGCACAACGTGCTCAACGCCAAGTACCACGAGCAGGAGGCGGCGATCATCGCCGAGGCCGGCCGGCTCGGCGCGGTCACCGTCGCGACGAACATGGCCGGACGCGGCACCGACATCGTGCTCGGCGGCAACCCGGACTTCCTCACCGACAAGCGGTTGCGTGAGCGCGGCCTGGACCCGGTGGAGACGCCGGATGAGTACGAGAAGGCCTGGCACGAGTTGCTGCCGCAGGTCAAGGCCGAATGCGCGCAGGAGGCCGAGGACGTCATCGCGGCCGGCGGCCTGTATGTGCTGGGCACCGAACGGCACGAGTCGCGCCGCATCGACAACCAGCTGCGTGGCCGCTCCGGCCGTCAGGGCGACCCGGGTGAGTCGCGGTTCTACCTCTCGCTCGGCGACGAGCTGATGCGGCGGTTCAACGGCGCGACGCTGGAGAGCCTGCTGACCCGGCTGAACCTGCCCGACGACGTGCCGATCGAGGCCAAGATGGTCACCCGCGCGATCAAGAGCGCGCAGACCCAGGTCGAGCAGCAGAACTTCGAGGTCCGCAAGAACGTCCTCAAGTACGACGAGGTGATGAACCAGCAGCGCGTCGTCATCTACGACGAACGCCGCCGGATCCTCGAGGGTGAGAACCTCGCCGAGCAGGCGCACCAGATGCTCGTCGACGTCATCACCGCCTACGTGGACGGTGCGACCGCCGAAGGTTATTGCGAGGACTGGGATCTCGAGCAGCTGTGGACGGCGTTGCGTCAGCTCTACCCGGTGGGTATCGACCACCGCGATCTCATGGACTCCGAGGCCGTCGGGGAGCCCGGCGAGTTGACCCGCGAGGAGCTGCTCGAGGCGTTGATCGCCGATGCCGAGCGCGCGTACGCCGAACGCGAGAAGCAGATCGAGGAGATCGCCGGCGAGGGCGCGATGCGTCAGCTCGAACGCAACGTGTTGCTCAACGTGCTGGACCGTAAGTGGCGCGAACACCTCTACGAGATGGACTATCTCAAGGAGGGCATCGGGCTGCGGGCGATGGCGCAGCGCGACCCGCTGGTCGAGTACCAGCGGGAGGGCTACGACATGTTCGTCGGCATGCTCGAGGGCCTCAAGGAGGAGTCGGTCGGCTTCCTGTTCAACGTTCAGGTGGAACCGGCGCCCGCACCCACGGTCGCACCCGTCGCCGCGCCGAGCGGGTTGGCTCAGTTCGCCGCGGCCGCCGCCGCCAAGGCCAGCGAGGAAGGTGCGGTCGCCACGAAGGAGCGGCCGGCTCCGGCAGCGGCGTTGCGCGCCAAGGGAATCGAGAACGAGTCACCTCCGCTGACCTACACCGGGCCGTCAGAGGACGGCTCCGCGCAGGTGCAACGTTCCGGCGGCGGTGGCGGTGGTGGGCGCCACGCAGCCGGGGGCGGATCACGGCGTGAGCGCCGCGAGGCCGCGCGCAAGCAGGCCCGCGCGGCCAAGGCGTCGCGCAGGCGTTAG
- the hpf gene encoding ribosome hibernation-promoting factor, HPF/YfiA family has translation MSTQSVESAQPKAVESEKPEPRAEVVLKGRNVEIPDHFRVYVSEKLCRLERLDRTIYLFDVELDHERNRRQRKNCQHIEITARGRGPVVRAEACADSFYGAMEAAVDKLEERLRRANDRRKIHYGDKTPLSVAEATAAQPLPPLPKPVTEEQVDGAAVDGYEPGRIVRVKEHPATPMTVDDALSQMELVGHDFFLFHDKESDRPSVVYRRHAYDYGLIRLA, from the coding sequence ATGTCAACCCAATCCGTCGAATCAGCCCAACCGAAGGCCGTCGAGTCCGAGAAGCCCGAACCACGCGCAGAGGTCGTCCTCAAGGGGCGCAACGTCGAGATTCCCGACCACTTCCGCGTGTACGTCTCAGAAAAGCTGTGCCGCCTGGAACGACTCGACCGCACCATCTACCTGTTCGACGTGGAACTCGACCACGAGCGCAACCGGCGCCAACGCAAGAACTGTCAACATATCGAGATCACCGCGCGCGGCCGCGGCCCGGTGGTCCGCGCCGAAGCCTGCGCCGACAGCTTCTACGGCGCGATGGAAGCCGCGGTGGACAAGCTCGAGGAACGGCTCCGTCGCGCCAACGACCGCCGCAAGATCCACTACGGCGACAAGACACCGCTGTCGGTCGCCGAGGCGACCGCGGCGCAGCCGCTGCCCCCGCTGCCGAAACCCGTGACCGAGGAGCAGGTCGACGGCGCCGCGGTCGACGGTTACGAGCCCGGCCGCATCGTGCGGGTCAAGGAGCACCCGGCCACCCCGATGACCGTCGACGACGCGCTGTCACAGATGGAGCTCGTGGGCCACGACTTCTTCCTGTTCCACGACAAGGAAAGCGACAGGCCCAGCGTCGTGTACCGCCGCCACGCCTACGACTACGGGCTGATCCGGCTGGCCTGA
- a CDS encoding ComF family protein translates to MLDLVLPLQCGGCGAPSSRWCDACASTLQVRLDQPHLITARLDPGVPVFSLGRYAGARREAIVAVKERGRADLIPPLAAALRTGLVHLLTWGVVDTPLTVVPAPTRRWAARRRGGDPVTRMARTASAGLPGVTVAQALRTRALVVDSVGLSTADRERNIAGRVKPVRAVAGEVLLVDDIVTTGATACESVRVLHAGGVRVAAVLAVANA, encoded by the coding sequence ATGCTCGACCTGGTCCTGCCGCTGCAGTGCGGGGGCTGCGGTGCGCCGTCGTCGCGGTGGTGCGATGCGTGTGCGAGCACGCTGCAGGTCAGGCTCGATCAGCCGCACCTCATCACGGCACGGCTCGACCCGGGCGTGCCCGTGTTCTCCCTGGGTCGCTACGCGGGGGCCCGAAGGGAGGCCATCGTCGCGGTCAAAGAGCGCGGCCGCGCCGACCTCATCCCGCCGTTGGCCGCCGCGCTGCGGACGGGACTGGTGCACCTGCTCACTTGGGGCGTCGTCGACACACCGCTGACCGTGGTGCCCGCGCCGACCCGGCGCTGGGCGGCCCGGCGACGGGGCGGCGACCCGGTGACCCGGATGGCAAGGACCGCGTCGGCCGGACTCCCGGGTGTCACCGTCGCCCAGGCGCTGCGCACCCGGGCCTTGGTCGTCGACTCCGTCGGCCTGTCCACAGCCGATCGCGAACGCAACATCGCGGGTCGCGTCAAGCCCGTCCGCGCCGTCGCGGGGGAGGTCCTGCTCGTCGACGACATCGTCACCACCGGTGCCACCGCGTGCGAATCCGTTCGCGTGCTGCACGCGGGCGGGGTCCGGGTCGCGGCGGTTCTCGCAGTGGCCAACGCCTGA
- the lpqB gene encoding MtrAB system accessory lipoprotein LpqB codes for MKRVLAAVWLLVLVLTGCAGVPSSSAPQAIGTVDRPAPPSLPKPTPGMDPDVLLREFLKATADPANRHLAARQFLTESASRGWDDAGSALLIDNVVFVETRGPDRVSVTMRADILGSLSDMGVFETGEGALPDPGPIELVKTPDGWRIDKLPNGVFLDWQQFQATYKRYTLYFADPTGSTVVPDPRYVAVSDSDQLATELVSKLIAGPRPEMANTVRNLLGPPLRLRGPVTRADGGKTGVGRGYGGARIDLENLSMTDPQSRQLLAAQIIWTLSRAGINGPYVINADGAALDDRFADGWETSDVAATDPGAASGAAAGLHALVGGSLVALDGQRAPRVAGSFGQMPDQTAAAVSRSGQDVASVVTARPGAPDMASSLWVGRLGGAASQVLDARSLTRPSWSLDNAIWVVVDGNTIIRVIQDASGQPARIPVDATRVATKFPGVIAELQLSRDGTRAAMVVDGQVILAGVEQNPDGGYALTYPRRLGFGLGDTVVSLSWRTGDDIVVTRTDPQHPVSYVNLDGVNSDGPSENLVMPVTTVAANPSTVYVADARGVHQLSGTAGEDNLAWADVRPLMVPGAEPVLPG; via the coding sequence GTGAAACGGGTGCTGGCGGCCGTATGGCTGCTGGTGTTGGTGTTGACGGGCTGTGCCGGGGTGCCGAGTTCGTCTGCGCCACAAGCGATCGGCACGGTCGACCGGCCGGCACCGCCGAGCCTGCCCAAACCCACCCCGGGCATGGACCCCGACGTGTTGTTGCGCGAGTTCCTCAAGGCCACCGCCGATCCCGCCAACCGGCATTTGGCCGCCCGCCAGTTCCTCACCGAATCAGCCTCGCGCGGTTGGGATGACGCCGGCAGCGCGCTGCTCATCGACAACGTGGTGTTCGTCGAGACTCGTGGCCCCGATCGGGTGTCGGTGACCATGCGCGCCGACATCCTCGGGTCGCTGTCGGACATGGGCGTCTTCGAGACGGGCGAGGGCGCGCTGCCCGACCCGGGGCCCATCGAGCTGGTCAAGACGCCGGACGGCTGGCGCATCGACAAACTGCCCAACGGGGTTTTCCTTGACTGGCAACAGTTTCAGGCCACCTACAAGCGCTACACGCTGTACTTCGCGGACCCGACGGGAAGTACCGTGGTGCCCGACCCCCGCTACGTCGCGGTGTCGGACTCCGACCAGCTGGCCACCGAGCTGGTCAGCAAGCTGATCGCCGGACCGCGCCCGGAGATGGCCAACACCGTGCGCAACCTCCTCGGCCCCCCACTGCGGCTGCGCGGCCCGGTGACACGGGCCGACGGCGGCAAGACCGGGGTCGGCCGGGGCTACGGCGGTGCCCGCATCGACCTGGAAAACCTGTCGATGACCGACCCGCAAAGTCGGCAATTGCTTGCGGCGCAGATCATTTGGACACTGTCGCGGGCCGGGATCAACGGCCCGTACGTGATCAACGCCGACGGCGCCGCGCTCGACGACCGGTTCGCCGACGGCTGGGAGACCTCGGACGTGGCGGCCACCGACCCGGGCGCGGCGTCCGGGGCGGCGGCGGGGCTGCACGCGCTCGTCGGCGGCTCGCTGGTGGCGCTCGACGGCCAACGCGCGCCACGGGTGGCGGGTTCGTTCGGGCAGATGCCGGATCAGACCGCGGCGGCGGTGTCGCGTAGCGGCCAGGACGTCGCGTCGGTCGTCACCGCGCGGCCCGGCGCACCGGACATGGCGTCGTCGCTGTGGGTGGGCCGGCTCGGCGGCGCGGCGTCGCAGGTGCTTGACGCCCGCAGCCTGACCCGGCCCAGCTGGTCGCTGGACAACGCGATCTGGGTGGTGGTCGACGGCAACACGATCATCCGCGTCATCCAGGACGCCTCGGGGCAACCAGCCCGCATACCCGTGGACGCCACCCGGGTGGCGACGAAGTTTCCCGGCGTCATCGCCGAACTGCAGTTGTCGCGCGACGGCACCCGTGCCGCCATGGTGGTCGATGGTCAGGTGATCCTGGCGGGCGTGGAGCAGAACCCCGACGGCGGCTACGCGTTGACCTACCCCCGCCGGCTGGGCTTCGGGCTCGGCGACACGGTGGTTTCGCTGTCGTGGCGCACCGGCGACGACATCGTCGTCACCCGCACCGACCCGCAGCATCCGGTGTCCTACGTCAACCTCGACGGCGTCAACTCCGACGGGCCGAGCGAGAACCTGGTCATGCCGGTCACCACCGTGGCCGCCAACCCCTCGACGGTGTACGTCGCCGACGCGCGCGGCGTACACCAGCTGTCCGGAACCGCGGGGGAGGACAACCTGGCGTGGGCCGATGTGCGGCCGCTGATGGTGCCCGGCGCCGAACCGGTGCTGCCGGGCTGA
- the mtrB gene encoding MtrAB system histidine kinase MtrB yields MIFGSRRRIRGRWGPSAPLVRGLGALGRALGLAWRRSLQLRVVTLTLGLSLAVILVLGFVLTSQITDRILEGKVQAGTEEIDRARSTVSGIVGGEETRSLDSSLQLARNTLIDRTADNGPGLAGTFDAVLVVPGDGPRAATAAGPVQQVPNALREFVKAGQVSYQYATVHTDAFSGPALIIGTPTSSPVANLELYLIFPLNNEESTIALVRGTMATGAVVLLGLLAAIALLVARQIVLPVRSASRIAERFAEGHLTERMPVRGEDDMARLAVSFNDMAESLSRQITQLEEFGNLQRRFTSDVSHELRTPLTTVRMAADLIHDHSDDLDPALRRSIELMVSELDRFETLLNDLLEISRHDAGVAELSVESLDLRSTVRSALDNVGHLAADAGIELIVDMPTEEVIAEVDPRRVERILRNLIANAIDHAEHKPVQIRMAADEDTVAVTVRDFGVGLRPGEEKLVFSRFWRSDPSRVRRSGGTGLGLAISIEDARLHQGRLEAWGEPGKGACFRLTLPLVRGHKVTTSPLPMKPIGPESPPRSGRDREAAQEKV; encoded by the coding sequence ATGATCTTTGGCTCCAGGCGACGCATTCGCGGGCGCTGGGGGCCGTCGGCACCACTGGTTCGCGGACTGGGTGCGCTGGGTCGCGCGCTGGGCCTGGCCTGGCGGCGCTCGTTGCAGCTGCGCGTGGTGACCCTGACCCTCGGGTTGTCGCTGGCCGTCATTCTGGTGCTGGGCTTCGTGCTCACCAGCCAGATCACCGACCGGATCCTGGAAGGCAAGGTGCAGGCGGGCACCGAGGAGATCGACCGTGCCCGCAGCACCGTCAGCGGCATCGTCGGCGGCGAGGAGACCCGCTCGTTGGACAGCAGCCTGCAGCTGGCCCGCAACACGCTGATCGACCGCACCGCCGACAACGGGCCCGGCCTGGCGGGCACCTTCGACGCGGTGCTGGTGGTGCCGGGCGACGGGCCCCGGGCGGCCACCGCGGCCGGACCGGTGCAGCAGGTGCCCAACGCGCTGCGCGAGTTCGTCAAGGCCGGTCAGGTCAGCTACCAGTACGCCACCGTGCACACCGACGCGTTCTCCGGGCCCGCGCTGATCATCGGCACCCCGACGTCGTCGCCGGTGGCCAACCTCGAGCTGTACCTGATCTTTCCGCTGAACAACGAGGAGTCCACGATCGCGCTGGTGCGCGGCACCATGGCGACCGGCGCCGTCGTCCTGCTGGGCCTGCTGGCCGCCATCGCGCTGCTGGTGGCCCGCCAGATCGTGCTTCCGGTGCGCTCGGCGTCGCGCATCGCCGAACGATTCGCCGAGGGCCATCTCACCGAGCGGATGCCGGTGCGCGGCGAGGACGACATGGCCCGGCTGGCCGTGTCGTTCAACGACATGGCCGAAAGCCTGTCGCGCCAGATCACCCAGCTCGAGGAGTTCGGCAACCTGCAGCGCCGGTTCACCTCCGACGTGAGCCACGAGCTGCGCACCCCGCTGACGACGGTGCGGATGGCCGCCGACCTGATCCACGACCACAGCGACGACCTCGACCCGGCGTTGCGCCGCTCGATCGAGCTGATGGTCAGCGAGCTGGACCGCTTCGAGACCCTGCTCAACGATCTGCTCGAGATCTCGCGCCACGACGCGGGCGTGGCCGAACTGTCGGTCGAGTCGCTGGATCTGCGCTCGACGGTGCGAAGCGCGCTGGACAACGTGGGCCACCTCGCCGCCGACGCCGGCATCGAGCTGATCGTGGACATGCCGACCGAGGAGGTCATCGCCGAGGTCGATCCGCGCCGGGTGGAACGCATCCTGCGCAACCTGATCGCCAACGCCATCGACCACGCCGAGCACAAACCCGTGCAGATCCGGATGGCCGCCGACGAGGACACCGTCGCGGTCACCGTCCGCGATTTCGGTGTCGGGCTGCGGCCGGGTGAGGAGAAGCTGGTGTTCAGCCGGTTCTGGCGGTCGGATCCGTCGCGGGTGCGCCGTTCGGGCGGAACCGGTCTCGGGCTGGCGATCAGCATCGAGGACGCCCGGCTGCACCAGGGTCGGCTGGAGGCCTGGGGCGAGCCCGGCAAGGGCGCCTGCTTCCGGCTCACCCTTCCGCTGGTGCGTGGTCACAAGGTGACCACGAGCCCGCTGCCGATGAAACCCATTGGGCCCGAGAGCCCGCCGCGTAGCGGCCGGGACCGTGAAGCTGCGCAGGAGAAGGTGTGA
- the mtrA gene encoding two-component system response regulator MtrA, whose amino-acid sequence MDTMRQRILVVDDDPSLAEMLTIVLRGEGFDTAVIGDGTQALTAVRELRPDLVLLDLMLPGMNGIDVCRVLRADSGVPIVMLTAKTDTVDVVLGLESGADDYVMKPFKPKELVARVRARLRRNEDEPAEMLSIGDVDIDVPAHKVTRQGEQISLTPLEFDLLVALARKPRQVFTRDVLLEQVWGYRHPADTRLVNVHVQRLRAKVEKDPENPQVVLTIRGVGYKAGPP is encoded by the coding sequence ATGGACACCATGAGGCAAAGGATTCTGGTTGTCGACGACGATCCGTCGCTGGCGGAGATGCTCACCATCGTGCTGCGCGGAGAGGGGTTCGACACCGCGGTCATCGGTGACGGCACACAGGCGCTCACCGCGGTCCGTGAACTACGGCCCGATCTGGTGTTGCTGGACTTGATGCTCCCCGGCATGAACGGCATCGACGTGTGCCGCGTGCTGCGCGCGGATTCGGGCGTGCCGATCGTGATGCTGACGGCCAAGACGGACACCGTGGACGTGGTGTTGGGCCTGGAGTCGGGCGCCGACGACTACGTCATGAAGCCGTTCAAGCCCAAGGAGTTGGTCGCCCGGGTGCGCGCCCGGTTGCGCCGCAACGAGGACGAGCCGGCCGAGATGCTCTCGATCGGCGACGTCGACATCGATGTGCCCGCTCACAAGGTGACCCGGCAGGGCGAGCAGATCTCCCTGACGCCGCTGGAGTTCGACCTGTTGGTGGCGTTGGCGCGCAAACCGCGGCAGGTGTTTACTCGAGACGTGCTGCTCGAACAGGTGTGGGGCTACCGGCACCCCGCCGACACCCGGCTGGTGAACGTCCATGTTCAGCGGTTGCGCGCCAAGGTCGAGAAGGACCCGGAGAACCCGCAGGTGGTGTTGACCATTCGAGGAGTGGGGTACAAGGCCGGACCGCCGTGA